In Flavivirga abyssicola, the following are encoded in one genomic region:
- a CDS encoding Fur family transcriptional regulator — protein sequence MKRRKTQSQEEILKVLKDSNSALNHDMLQANLSSKMDRATIYRILNRFSDDGIVHKIIGDDGKQYFALCLNCDKEKKKHTHNHFHFKCLKCGKVECLKNEIDVSLPNGYTSESFNGLISGYCSDCS from the coding sequence ATGAAAAGAAGAAAAACGCAATCACAGGAAGAAATTTTGAAGGTCTTAAAAGACTCTAATTCAGCATTAAATCATGACATGTTGCAAGCTAATTTAAGTTCAAAAATGGATAGAGCAACTATTTACCGCATTTTAAACAGATTTAGTGATGATGGTATAGTGCATAAAATTATTGGTGATGATGGCAAGCAGTATTTTGCCCTTTGTTTAAATTGTGATAAAGAAAAAAAGAAACATACGCACAACCATTTTCATTTCAAGTGTCTTAAATGTGGAAAAGTGGAATGTCTTAAAAACGAAATTGATGTGTCTTTGCCTAATGGATATACTTCAGAATCTTTTAATGGATTAATATCTGGTTATTGTAGTGATTGCTCATAG
- a CDS encoding NAD(P)/FAD-dependent oxidoreductase, translating to MANNNFDVIIVGGSYSGLSAAMALGRSLRQVLVIDSGKPCNRQTPHSHNFLTQDGEAPKDISIKAKEQVKKYESVKFYNGLAISGVKTQRGFEIKTESGDIFMSKKLIFATGVKDILLDIDGFSESWGISVIHCPYCHGYEVKHEKTGILGNGEYGFEFSKMISNWTKDLTLFTNGKSTLTEAQTTKLKAHNIKIIEEGIDSLEHTDGHVEHVVFKNSHKIPIKAIYARAPFVQNTDIPEGLGCELTEEGYISVDPFQRTNVQGIYACGDNTTFKRSVSNAVAMGNIAGAMINKEIIDETF from the coding sequence ATGGCAAATAATAATTTTGATGTAATTATTGTTGGAGGTAGTTACTCAGGGCTTTCTGCTGCTATGGCGTTAGGTAGATCGTTGAGACAGGTTTTGGTTATAGATAGTGGAAAACCTTGTAATCGCCAAACGCCACATTCACATAATTTTTTAACCCAAGATGGAGAAGCACCAAAAGATATTTCAATAAAAGCGAAAGAACAGGTTAAAAAATATGAATCTGTAAAATTTTATAATGGATTAGCAATTAGCGGTGTAAAGACGCAAAGAGGTTTTGAAATAAAAACAGAATCAGGAGATATATTTATGTCAAAGAAATTAATTTTTGCTACAGGGGTAAAAGATATCCTGCTAGATATAGATGGGTTCTCAGAAAGTTGGGGCATTTCTGTTATTCATTGTCCTTATTGTCATGGGTATGAAGTAAAACATGAAAAAACAGGTATATTAGGGAATGGAGAATATGGTTTTGAATTTTCTAAAATGATTAGTAATTGGACAAAAGATCTTACGCTTTTTACTAACGGGAAATCAACTTTAACAGAAGCGCAAACAACAAAATTAAAAGCACATAATATAAAAATTATCGAAGAAGGCATTGATAGTTTAGAGCATACAGATGGACACGTTGAGCATGTGGTTTTTAAAAACAGTCATAAAATACCAATAAAAGCTATTTATGCTAGAGCACCATTTGTTCAAAATACAGATATTCCAGAAGGATTAGGTTGTGAATTAACAGAAGAAGGATATATCTCAGTAGATCCTTTTCAAAGAACCAATGTTCAAGGCATATACGCATGTGGCGATAATACAACATTTAAGCGTTCTGTATCAAATGCAGTCGCTATGGGTAATATAGCAGGTGCTATGATCAATAAAGAGATTATAGACGAAACATTTTAG
- the leuB gene encoding 3-isopropylmalate dehydrogenase has product MKLNIAVLPGDGIGPEVIEQAVKVLKAIAMEFNHILTFETGLVGASAIDKTGDPLPEETISICENADAILFGAIGDTKYDMDPNAEIRPEQGLLGLRKVLDLYTNIRPVIAYEDLLNKSSLKKKQIKDTNILIYRELTSGIYFGEKKLSEDGNTASDICEYTRFEIERIAHLAFKAAQSRKHKLTLVDKANVLASSRLWRKVVQELAPKYPDVKLDCLYIDNAAMELIINPRQFDVILTENMFGDILSEEASVIVGSIGLLASASFGDKHVMFEPIHGAYTKAANKGIANPIASILSAAMLLDHFELHEEADLIREGVDKSLKLHITTPDLNTKYDHITTTKVGDFIEDFINNPEETNLNFTNIHLGQSTII; this is encoded by the coding sequence ATGAAACTAAATATTGCCGTTTTACCAGGCGATGGTATAGGTCCAGAGGTCATAGAACAAGCCGTCAAGGTTTTGAAAGCTATTGCTATGGAGTTTAACCATATACTTACTTTCGAAACAGGATTAGTAGGCGCTTCGGCAATAGACAAAACAGGAGATCCATTACCAGAAGAAACCATAAGCATTTGCGAAAACGCAGATGCTATTTTATTTGGTGCCATTGGTGATACTAAATATGATATGGATCCTAATGCAGAAATACGACCAGAGCAAGGTCTTTTAGGGCTTCGTAAAGTTTTGGATTTATATACTAATATAAGACCTGTTATAGCTTATGAAGATTTATTAAACAAATCGTCATTAAAGAAAAAGCAAATTAAGGATACCAATATTCTTATATACCGCGAACTTACAAGTGGCATCTATTTTGGAGAGAAAAAACTAAGTGAAGATGGTAATACTGCATCGGATATTTGCGAGTATACACGTTTTGAAATAGAGCGTATTGCTCATTTAGCATTTAAAGCAGCGCAATCCAGAAAACACAAATTAACATTGGTAGATAAAGCCAATGTTTTGGCAAGTTCTCGTTTATGGCGAAAAGTGGTGCAAGAATTAGCTCCAAAGTATCCCGACGTAAAATTAGATTGTCTATATATAGATAATGCTGCCATGGAACTTATTATTAATCCAAGACAGTTTGATGTTATTTTAACCGAAAACATGTTTGGAGATATTTTATCTGAAGAAGCCAGTGTTATTGTAGGTTCTATAGGTTTGTTAGCTTCTGCATCTTTTGGCGACAAACATGTTATGTTCGAACCTATACATGGTGCATATACTAAAGCTGCTAATAAAGGCATAGCTAATCCTATTGCTTCTATTTTATCGGCTGCTATGTTATTGGATCATTTTGAATTACATGAAGAAGCAGATTTAATTCGAGAGGGTGTTGATAAATCGTTAAAGCTTCATATAACAACACCCGATTTAAATACAAAATACGATCATATAACCACCACTAAAGTTGGTGATTTTATAGAAGATTTTATAAATAACCCAGAAGAAACCAATTTAAATTTTACAAACATACATTTAGGACAGTCCACAATCATTTAA
- a CDS encoding 2-isopropylmalate synthase, whose protein sequence is MSNNNVQIFDTTLRDGEQVPGCKLNTEQKLIIAEQLDNLGVDIIEAGFPVSSPGDFKSVEAISKIVKNATVCGLTRSVENDIKVAAEALKYAKTPRIHTGIGTSDSHIKFKFKSSQEDIIERAVKAVSYAKSFVEDVEFYAEDAGRTDNEYLARVCEAVIKAGATVLNIPDTTGYCLPHEYGAKIKYLKEHVKGIDKAILSCHCHNDLGLATANSIEGVINGARQIECTINGIGERAGNTALEEVVMILKQHPYLNLDTRIQTEMLYGISQLVSDSMGIYTQPNKAIVGANAFAHSSGIHQDGVIKNRETYEIIDPKDVGVTESAIVLTARSGRAALAYRAKNIGYELTKLQLDEIYVNFLNFADKKKEVNDSDIHQIIENSKVYNEITSA, encoded by the coding sequence ATGTCTAATAATAACGTCCAAATTTTTGATACTACGCTACGCGATGGCGAGCAAGTCCCTGGCTGCAAATTAAATACTGAACAGAAGTTAATCATTGCAGAACAGCTGGATAATTTAGGAGTTGATATTATTGAAGCTGGTTTTCCTGTATCGAGCCCTGGCGATTTTAAATCGGTTGAGGCTATTTCTAAAATTGTAAAAAACGCAACGGTTTGTGGTTTAACACGATCTGTTGAAAATGATATAAAAGTAGCTGCTGAGGCATTAAAATATGCTAAAACACCAAGAATTCATACTGGTATTGGAACTTCAGACTCTCATATAAAATTTAAATTTAAGTCTTCTCAAGAGGATATCATAGAACGTGCTGTTAAAGCGGTTAGCTATGCTAAATCTTTTGTTGAAGACGTAGAATTTTATGCTGAAGATGCTGGTAGAACCGATAATGAATATTTAGCACGTGTTTGCGAAGCGGTTATTAAAGCTGGCGCCACTGTTTTAAACATTCCAGATACTACTGGATATTGTTTACCACATGAATACGGTGCTAAAATTAAATACTTAAAAGAGCATGTAAAAGGTATTGATAAAGCTATTTTATCGTGCCATTGTCATAACGACTTAGGTTTAGCGACTGCTAACTCTATTGAGGGTGTTATTAACGGTGCAAGACAAATTGAATGTACTATTAATGGTATTGGAGAACGTGCTGGAAATACTGCTTTAGAGGAAGTGGTCATGATTTTAAAGCAACACCCCTATTTAAATCTAGATACTAGAATACAAACTGAGATGCTTTACGGTATTAGTCAATTGGTTTCAGACAGCATGGGTATTTACACACAACCAAACAAGGCTATTGTTGGTGCTAATGCATTTGCACACAGTTCTGGAATTCATCAAGATGGTGTTATTAAAAATCGTGAAACTTACGAAATTATAGACCCTAAAGATGTTGGTGTAACAGAATCTGCTATTGTATTAACAGCTAGAAGTGGTAGAGCCGCTTTAGCATATAGAGCAAAAAATATTGGATATGAATTAACAAAACTTCAGTTGGATGAAATTTATGTAAATTTCTTAAATTTTGCCGACAAAAAGAAAGAAGTTAATGATAGTGATATCCATCAAATAATAGAAAACAGCAAAGTATATAACGAAATTACTTCTGCTTAG
- a CDS encoding O-acetylhomoserine aminocarboxypropyltransferase/cysteine synthase family protein: MSTQKLATNALHAGHDVTTNGGARAVPIYQTTSYVFNNSDHAANLFSLQELGFIYTRLNNPTNQILQERLAAVEGGIGAVVFASGTAAISTGLLTLLKAGDHIVASSSLYGGTYNLLSVTLPRLGITTTFVDASNPDNFKDAVQDNTRAFFVESLGNPKLDVLDLEAIAVHSKAAGVPFIVDNTVATPALLNPLKHGANIVIHSLTKYIGGQGTSLGGAIIDGGTFDWANGKFPEFTEPSAGYHGLVYNEALGAASYTFKLILEGLRDFGGALSPTNAFNIIQGLETLTVRIKQHSKNALELAKWLEQQEEVAWVNYPGLESSKYKALADKYLSKGQSGIVTFGAKGGYDAAKTIADKTKIFSLLANIGDTKSLIIHPASTTHQQLNEEAQESAGVTQDLIRLSVGLEDIEDLKADLKAVFATL, from the coding sequence ATGAGTACACAAAAATTAGCAACAAACGCATTACACGCAGGGCACGATGTAACAACAAACGGAGGTGCAAGAGCCGTGCCTATTTATCAAACAACATCCTATGTTTTTAATAATTCAGATCATGCAGCAAATCTATTTTCATTACAAGAATTAGGATTTATATATACCAGACTTAATAATCCAACGAATCAAATTCTTCAGGAGCGTTTAGCAGCTGTAGAAGGAGGTATTGGAGCCGTAGTATTCGCTTCGGGAACTGCTGCTATTTCAACAGGGTTACTAACACTTTTAAAAGCCGGAGACCACATTGTAGCATCCAGTAGTTTATATGGAGGAACTTACAATTTACTTAGTGTAACATTGCCTAGATTAGGAATTACTACAACCTTTGTAGATGCTTCTAACCCAGATAATTTTAAAGACGCCGTACAAGATAATACGAGAGCCTTTTTTGTAGAATCGTTAGGGAATCCGAAATTGGATGTTTTAGATTTAGAAGCTATTGCTGTACACTCTAAAGCAGCAGGAGTACCTTTTATTGTCGATAATACAGTAGCAACACCGGCGTTATTGAATCCATTAAAGCATGGAGCAAATATTGTAATCCACTCACTTACTAAATATATTGGAGGCCAAGGAACGTCATTGGGAGGTGCTATTATTGATGGTGGTACTTTTGATTGGGCAAACGGAAAATTCCCTGAATTTACTGAGCCTTCAGCTGGATACCATGGTTTAGTTTATAATGAAGCTTTAGGAGCAGCGTCTTATACTTTTAAATTAATTTTAGAAGGATTAAGAGATTTTGGAGGTGCTTTAAGTCCAACAAATGCATTCAATATTATTCAAGGTTTAGAAACACTAACCGTAAGAATAAAGCAACATAGTAAAAATGCTTTAGAGCTTGCAAAATGGTTAGAACAACAAGAAGAAGTTGCTTGGGTAAACTATCCAGGTTTAGAAAGCAGCAAATACAAAGCTTTAGCCGATAAATATCTATCTAAAGGACAAAGTGGTATTGTTACATTCGGAGCAAAAGGCGGGTATGATGCCGCTAAAACCATAGCAGACAAAACAAAAATATTTTCATTATTGGCTAATATTGGAGATACAAAGTCGCTTATCATTCATCCAGCAAGTACAACACATCAACAGTTAAATGAAGAAGCACAAGAATCTGCAGGTGTAACACAAGATCTTATCAGGTTATCTGTAGGGTTAGAAGACATTGAAGATTTAAAAGCCGATTTAAAAGCTGTTTTCGCAACCTTGTAG
- the thrA gene encoding bifunctional aspartate kinase/homoserine dehydrogenase I has protein sequence MEDTLSHIIIKDFTTESNILNTEIKLSYQVFGKALGTAPIVLVNHALTGNSNVAGEDGWWKDLVGNDKVIDTKLYTVLAFNIPGNGFDGFIIDNYKDFVARDVATLFLIGLKELNIERLFAIVGGSLGGGIAWEMAVIKPDVTEHLIPVATDWKSTDWLIANCQIQEQFLLNSRNPVHDARMHAMLCYRTPESFKERFHRSKNEDLEIFNVESWLLHHGKKLQERFQLSAYKLMNQLLKTIDVTKNRANDFNTESSPAQVVLERIDANIHIVGVDSDLFFTAEENRQTHKQLALTHPNVTYNEIHSVHGHDAFLMEYEQLEKIIEGIFVPDSKKRKMKVLKFGGKSLANGDGLNKVISIIENKVNNGERISVVVSARGNATDELENILNKALKGVAFQDELEAFKTYQKEPLKTIDFSEQFSILDKLFEGVSLLRDCSQKTKDEILAQGELLSIKLLSELLNQRGIKAKATDSRQLIKTDDAFGNAQPISQLTKDNVRNYFKQNNGDTVNIVTGFIASNSKNETTTLGRNGSNYTAALLANYLDAEELQNYTHVNGIYTANPDLVADAQKIRELSFSEANELANFGTNVLHAKTIIPLVEKNINLRILNTFNSDDEGTLITAKPSSKEVTSLSVLDHVALLNLEGRGLLGKIGVDARIFKALSIHDISVSIISQGSSERGIGLIINAEQATQAVIALEREFENDFYSQDVNKIEIVDDVSVISIIGIELSSFHKPFNALIKNQITPLLFNNTVTGRNVSLVVKKNQLHKAMNVIHGEVFGISKKINIAIFGHGLVGGALINQILKSKDDIEKRKGINLNVFAIANSRKLLLSKNGVENNWQEAIESTSQESSIQDIIAFAKAHHLENLIAVDNTASSNFHSNYIPLVEAGFDLVSSNKIANTISHEFYTKLRLQLDEHNKQYLYETTVGAGLPLIDTIKLLHESGENITRIRGVFSGTLSYLFNNFSVQDKPFSVIVQETIDKGFTEPDPREDFSGNDVARKLLILARELDLQNEFEDVAVQNLIPEAYQNISVQEFLKQLDVLDEAFQKIKDEQKEGHVLRYVGDLFGDLSQDKGNLEVKLVSIPEDSTLGHVKGSDAIFEIFTESYGEQPIVIQGAGAGAEVTARGVFGDILRLSKHIN, from the coding sequence TTGGAAGATACATTATCACATATCATAATTAAAGATTTTACTACAGAAAGTAATATACTAAACACTGAAATAAAGTTGAGTTATCAGGTGTTTGGTAAAGCTTTAGGTACAGCACCTATCGTTTTGGTAAACCATGCCTTAACCGGTAATAGTAATGTTGCTGGAGAAGACGGTTGGTGGAAAGATTTGGTTGGTAATGACAAAGTCATTGATACAAAATTATACACCGTTTTAGCATTTAACATTCCTGGAAATGGTTTTGATGGATTTATAATTGATAACTATAAAGATTTTGTTGCCAGAGATGTTGCAACATTATTTTTAATAGGACTTAAAGAATTAAATATTGAAAGGCTCTTCGCTATTGTAGGAGGCTCTTTGGGAGGCGGTATTGCCTGGGAAATGGCTGTGATTAAACCAGATGTTACAGAGCATTTAATACCTGTAGCAACCGATTGGAAATCGACAGATTGGTTAATTGCCAATTGCCAGATACAAGAACAGTTTTTGTTAAATTCCAGAAACCCGGTACATGATGCTAGAATGCATGCCATGTTATGTTACCGTACTCCAGAATCATTCAAAGAACGTTTTCACCGTTCTAAAAATGAAGATTTAGAGATTTTTAATGTAGAAAGTTGGTTGCTACATCATGGTAAAAAATTGCAAGAACGTTTTCAACTGTCGGCTTATAAATTGATGAATCAATTATTAAAAACGATTGATGTTACTAAAAATAGAGCAAACGATTTTAATACTGAATCAAGTCCAGCACAAGTTGTTTTAGAGCGTATCGATGCCAACATTCATATTGTAGGGGTAGATTCCGATTTGTTTTTTACAGCAGAAGAGAACAGGCAAACCCATAAACAATTAGCATTAACACATCCTAATGTTACTTATAATGAAATACATTCGGTACATGGGCATGATGCTTTTTTGATGGAATATGAACAACTAGAAAAAATTATAGAAGGCATTTTTGTGCCAGATTCTAAAAAAAGAAAAATGAAAGTATTAAAGTTTGGAGGAAAATCTTTAGCAAATGGAGATGGCTTGAATAAAGTTATTTCTATTATTGAAAATAAGGTCAATAACGGTGAGCGGATTTCCGTTGTAGTTTCAGCAAGAGGAAATGCTACGGACGAATTGGAGAATATTTTAAATAAAGCTCTAAAAGGAGTAGCTTTTCAAGACGAATTGGAAGCTTTTAAAACGTACCAAAAAGAACCGTTAAAAACCATAGATTTTTCTGAGCAGTTTTCAATTCTTGATAAACTTTTTGAAGGTGTTAGTTTGTTACGTGATTGCAGTCAAAAAACAAAAGATGAAATTTTGGCTCAAGGCGAATTACTATCTATTAAATTGCTTTCAGAATTACTTAATCAACGTGGTATTAAAGCAAAAGCTACTGATTCCCGACAATTAATTAAAACGGATGATGCCTTTGGTAATGCACAACCTATTTCACAATTAACTAAAGATAATGTTCGCAACTATTTTAAGCAAAATAATGGAGACACCGTTAATATAGTCACAGGATTTATAGCATCTAATTCGAAAAATGAAACGACTACTTTAGGTCGAAACGGAAGCAATTATACAGCCGCTTTATTAGCCAATTATTTGGATGCCGAAGAGTTGCAAAACTACACGCATGTAAATGGTATTTATACGGCAAATCCAGATTTGGTTGCCGATGCGCAAAAAATTAGGGAATTGTCGTTTAGTGAAGCGAATGAGTTGGCTAATTTCGGAACAAATGTCTTACACGCTAAAACCATTATCCCTTTAGTAGAAAAGAATATTAATCTACGCATTTTAAATACGTTTAATTCGGATGACGAAGGCACTTTAATTACCGCAAAACCAAGTTCTAAAGAAGTAACATCGCTGTCCGTTTTAGACCATGTAGCGTTGTTAAATCTAGAAGGACGTGGCTTATTAGGTAAGATCGGGGTAGATGCCAGAATTTTTAAAGCCTTGAGTATTCACGATATTAGCGTGAGTATTATTTCTCAGGGATCATCAGAAAGAGGTATTGGATTAATTATAAATGCAGAACAAGCAACTCAGGCAGTTATTGCCCTAGAGCGTGAATTTGAAAACGATTTTTACTCACAAGATGTCAATAAAATTGAAATTGTAGATGATGTATCTGTGATATCCATCATAGGGATTGAATTAAGTTCGTTTCATAAACCATTTAATGCATTGATTAAAAACCAGATTACACCTTTACTGTTTAATAATACGGTAACAGGCAGAAATGTAAGTTTGGTGGTTAAAAAGAATCAATTGCATAAAGCCATGAACGTGATTCATGGTGAGGTTTTCGGAATTTCAAAAAAGATCAATATTGCCATTTTTGGACATGGGTTAGTAGGAGGTGCTTTAATTAATCAGATTTTAAAATCCAAAGATGATATAGAAAAAAGAAAAGGTATTAACTTGAATGTATTCGCCATTGCTAATTCAAGAAAGCTCCTTTTAAGTAAAAACGGAGTAGAAAATAATTGGCAGGAAGCTATAGAATCAACATCACAAGAAAGTTCCATTCAGGATATTATTGCTTTTGCAAAAGCGCATCATTTAGAGAATTTAATAGCTGTAGATAATACAGCAAGTTCAAATTTTCACTCAAACTATATCCCGTTGGTTGAAGCTGGTTTCGATTTGGTATCATCAAATAAAATAGCGAATACCATTTCACATGAGTTTTATACGAAACTGCGTTTGCAATTAGATGAGCATAATAAACAGTATTTGTATGAAACTACAGTTGGAGCAGGATTACCATTAATCGATACGATTAAATTATTGCATGAATCTGGAGAAAATATTACTAGAATACGAGGTGTTTTCTCAGGAACATTAAGTTATTTATTTAATAACTTTTCAGTTCAGGATAAACCGTTTAGTGTGATCGTTCAAGAAACTATCGACAAAGGTTTTACAGAGCCAGATCCAAGAGAAGACTTTTCTGGAAATGATGTTGCCAGAAAACTATTAATATTAGCTAGAGAGTTAGATTTGCAAAATGAATTTGAAGATGTGGCAGTTCAGAATTTAATTCCGGAAGCCTATCAGAACATTTCAGTTCAGGAATTTTTAAAACAGTTAGATGTTTTAGATGAAGCATTTCAAAAAATAAAAGATGAACAGAAAGAAGGGCATGTATTAAGATATGTGGGTGATTTATTTGGCGATTTATCTCAAGATAAAGGGAATTTGGAAGTAAAATTAGTATCTATTCCAGAGGACAGTACACTGGGTCATGTAAAAGGATCTGATGCCATTTTTGAGATTTTTACAGAATCTTATGGCGAGCAACCCATTGTTATTCAAGGTGCAGGAGCAGGTGCAGAGGTTACAGCCAGAGGTGTTTTTGGGGATATTTTGAGGTTGTCTAAACATATAAATTAA
- a CDS encoding trans-sulfuration enzyme family protein, with protein MSKEKKQFETEAIRTQLERTEFLEHTSPLYLTSSFVFEDAEDMRASFTEEKERNIYSRFTNPNTTEFVEKVCRMEGAEDGYAFATGMAAIFSTFAALLDSGDHIVSARSVFGSTHTLFTKYLPKWNIETTYFDINKPETIESCITPKTKILYAESPTNPAIDIIDLEWLGNIAKKHNLILIIDNCFATPYIQQPIKYGAHLVVHSATKLMDGQGRVLGGVTVGDADLVREIYLFARNTGPALSPFNAWTLSKSLETLAVRVDKHCENALKVAEFLENHPKVNWVKYPFLKSHPQYEVAKKQMKLGGNIVAFEVKGGIEAGRSFLNAIKLCSLSANLGDTRTIVTHPASTTHSKLSEADRLEVSITDGLVRVSVGLEHVDDIIQDLSQALG; from the coding sequence ATGAGCAAAGAAAAAAAACAGTTTGAAACAGAAGCCATTCGTACACAATTAGAACGTACCGAATTTTTAGAACATACAAGTCCGTTATATTTAACATCAAGTTTTGTATTTGAAGATGCCGAAGATATGCGTGCATCTTTTACAGAAGAGAAAGAACGAAATATCTATAGTCGTTTTACAAACCCTAATACGACTGAGTTTGTAGAGAAGGTGTGCCGTATGGAAGGTGCAGAAGATGGTTATGCCTTTGCAACAGGAATGGCAGCGATATTTTCAACTTTTGCTGCATTACTGGATAGTGGCGATCATATTGTGTCTGCCCGATCTGTTTTTGGGTCTACCCATACATTGTTTACAAAATATTTACCTAAGTGGAATATTGAAACGACCTATTTCGATATTAATAAACCAGAAACTATTGAAAGCTGTATTACACCAAAAACAAAGATTCTATATGCCGAGTCGCCTACAAATCCAGCGATCGATATTATTGATTTAGAATGGTTAGGTAACATCGCTAAAAAACACAATCTGATTTTAATTATAGATAACTGTTTTGCGACTCCTTATATTCAGCAGCCAATAAAATATGGTGCGCATTTGGTAGTGCATTCTGCGACAAAGCTTATGGATGGTCAAGGACGTGTTTTAGGAGGCGTTACAGTAGGTGATGCAGATTTAGTTAGAGAGATTTATTTGTTTGCCAGAAACACTGGGCCTGCCTTGTCCCCATTTAATGCGTGGACTTTGTCTAAAAGCCTTGAAACGCTTGCTGTAAGAGTTGATAAACATTGTGAAAATGCTTTAAAAGTGGCTGAATTTTTAGAAAATCATCCAAAAGTGAATTGGGTGAAATATCCATTTTTAAAATCACATCCACAATACGAAGTCGCTAAAAAGCAAATGAAACTAGGTGGAAATATAGTTGCTTTTGAAGTTAAGGGAGGTATTGAAGCAGGGCGTAGTTTTTTAAATGCTATTAAATTATGTTCGCTATCTGCTAATCTAGGAGATACCAGAACTATTGTAACACATCCAGCATCAACAACACACAGTAAATTGTCAGAGGCTGATAGGCTAGAGGTGAGTATTACCGATGGTCTGGTAAGAGTATCTGTTGGTTTAGAACATGTAGATGATATTATACAGGATTTGTCTCAGGCTTTAGGGTGA
- a CDS encoding DUF5004 domain-containing protein, giving the protein MKKTNVLMSSLIVIALLIVGCSDDDSNCTQDLTGELSNDETAFAHKWVLAEIVSEKEIDLTDDSEDNPNTNLFEQYEACEKDAFYNFNNDRSYTFEQGVTASNCSNKQTSTGTWKLTNNTLLTLVSFCNMREIDIEMNTDGTSFLIEDNFNVTDVNGNRINSNITFTYNKVAI; this is encoded by the coding sequence ATGAAAAAAACGAATGTCCTAATGAGTAGTTTGATTGTAATTGCGCTTTTAATTGTTGGTTGTAGCGATGACGATTCAAATTGCACCCAAGACTTAACCGGAGAACTGAGTAATGATGAAACTGCATTTGCTCACAAGTGGGTTTTAGCTGAAATCGTTTCTGAAAAGGAAATAGATTTAACCGACGATAGCGAAGACAACCCAAACACCAATTTATTTGAACAATACGAAGCATGTGAAAAAGATGCCTTCTATAATTTCAATAATGATAGAAGCTACACATTTGAACAGGGAGTAACGGCATCAAATTGCAGTAACAAACAAACATCTACTGGCACCTGGAAATTAACAAATAATACCTTATTGACCTTGGTGAGTTTTTGTAACATGCGAGAAATTGATATTGAGATGAATACGGATGGTACTTCATTCTTAATAGAGGATAATTTCAATGTTACTGATGTAAACGGTAATCGTATTAATAGTAATATCACGTTTACTTATAATAAAGTAGCTATCTAA